The Bacteroidota bacterium region ATTCATTTTCCTACCCCCTGGCTCCCTACTCGATTTTCATCCAACAAACAGTCCGCCCAGCAATCCTTCGTACCGCCCACGATGACGTGGAGACACTCAGCGAAGAAAGATGGCGTTAGCGACAAACAGCCGGCCACTGTACCAGAAACCCCGGAAGAAGGGATTGTCAGCAAAGTAAACCACATCGCCGCGCCCCATTTCCTGGATGCCAATTACAGTGCCTGCGCGCAAATGCGCCTTCGCCTGCACGCCGACAAATCCGCTTCTGTATCCATCCTCGGGCAGCACGCCAACGTTCCAATCATCAGTATCCGTGAAATAGGCGTACACGTCGTCATTTCTTTTCAGCAGGTGGTAGGTATCCGGATAGCCAAAAGCCAGGGGGTGGGAATTATCGAGTTTGACCTGGTAAATTGCGCCCGGTACCTCCTCTCCCATACTGTCCCGCTCGCGATCCTCGTACCTGCGTGCGGCATGGTCGACAGAATCACGGCTTGCACCGCCCGGCTTTTCGCTTAAGCGAAACCCTTCTTTGCCGACAAAAAACCGGGCTGCGCTTTCGAAAACAACCAATCGGCCGCCAGCGCGCACCCATGCACGCAAATCGCGCAAGGAATTGGCAGACAGGACGCTCCCCAGTCTACCCGAAGGAATCAGCAGCACATCAAATGCATCCAACGCCGATGTTGAAAATCGCTCTGAATCCAGTAACGTAACTGGATACGCCAGCTGCTGGTCAAAATAGTGCCACATCTCGCCGGCGCTGTAGGTCCCAATCGACTCGCCAATCAGCATGGCCACAGCCGGCTTATCCAGGAATGGCACGTCCCCTGACCCGAAGTCGGCACCCGCATCAACATACCCTGTTAACGCTTCCACAAGCGGCTGGTTATGCTGTGCGGCAACGCTGCGTACATGGGCATCAAATGCAGCACCCATATGCTGATTGCCTGTGCGCGTGATAATCAAGGTACCTGCGTCAAACGAACGACCATCCAGTGTAAATGGCTTCTCGGCATACCGAAGCTTGATATCTTTGTGCAGCAGTGCCGCCAGAAAACGTGCATCCTCAAAATTCTCCCACTCAACTATATAGGCATATGGTGGTAGACCTGTTGAGTGGCGAGGATCTTTAGCCTTGGGCGGACCAGGCTGCGTAGCAAGCCGACCCAGGGCACGCTCGCCTTCTAGCAAGGCATATCCATCAACACCAAAAACATACGGCAGCGCCCAGGAAGTCACATCGTACGTGACGGAATCAGAAAGAACGGGGGCAGGGTCAAATAGTACACGCAGCAGCGTAGATTTCGGCTGATCAGCAAACAGTACCATGTCGCCGGCTTCAACAGCCACTGGACCATCATTTCCCGTTTGATAATTGTATCCCCGCCCGCTTGCAGCACCTGATGCAAACGCATATTGAATGCCCTGATTATCTAAGTACGAAGCGACAACAGCGCCAAGATCAGACATACCCAGCCCTTTGAGGATATAGGCACCGTAAGGTCCAACAGCCTTGTTATCAAAGAAACGTTCAAACTCTTCAAGGACCCGATCTTTGTTTTCGGCAACCGCCTCAATAGTCGACAAACCGGTGGTGTGGTGATGCAGAATACGATCAGCAAGGGTAAGGGTATCCGACTCCGCCGTCACAATGCCAAGGCCAGCGCGGCCACTGCCGGCCTGCTCGTATGTCATGCCAATTGCGCCATTAAACATCGGCCACGTATCACCATAACCAGGATACAGCAAGTCGAAGATCTGGGCAGTGAAATATAGCCAGCCATTTGCGTCAAAATACCGTGCGTGGTTTTTGCCGATGATTTCCTGAAATTCGCGTTGCCACGGCGTAATCGCTTCGTGGTATGGCTCTGCTGCCGGCGCAAAATAGTACGGAGAATTGACGCCCTGCTCATGGAAATCAACATGCACATGAGGCATCCATTTGTTGTAGTGAGGTACCCTGGCCTGTAGCTCCTGCTGCGTCATCCAGGCCCAGTCGCGGTTCAGGTCGAACAGGTAGTGATTGGTTCTGCCATACGGCCAGGGCTCGCTGTGCTCGCGTGCAACAGCCTGCACGTCCGGATAGCGGCCAACAGTACGGTTATACCAACTTGCATACCTGTCTCGGCCATCAGGATTGAGACAGGGGTCTATGACCACAACAGTCTGATCCAACCATGTGGTAATTCGTTCATTTGCAGGGCCCACCAATGCATACAGCGTTTGCATGGACGCCTCCATACCAACGGACTCGTTGCCATGCACGTTATAGCTGAGCCAAACCAGTGCGGCATTTGCGTCCGTTGACGCGCCTGATGCGATACCAGCCCGCCGCAAGTTGTTCAGCCTGATCTCGTCGAGCTGTGCCATGTTCTTGGGAGAAGCAACGTAGGCTGTAATGAGCGGCCGACCTTCATAGGTCTCACCATACTGCTCAATCACCACGCGATCACTGTTTGCTGCGACATGCTCAAAATAGTCGATCACCCGGTGGTGTAAAGTAAACCGGGCACCCAGTTCATATCCAAGAAAAGCCTCAGGAGATTGTACCTGTGCTGATACTTGCCCCGCCGGCAACAATCCAAACCCCAGCAAAAGAACAGCAACCAGTATGCGCATAACAAACCATTTATTTTTCGTGTGAATCCAGTTGAGACACCATAATACTAAAAAGATAAAACAGGCGTATGGAGACCGTTTTACCTGTGTTTTCTCTGGGGGTGGTCATGTTTGCACCGAGCGGTGTTCTATGAATGTTACAATTCGATTTAAGCGCTTATCTCGATTGTGAATTGCTGTTGTTCAGGGGGGATTGATCACCTTTCTGGGCATGGCAACTCTTCTACTACCCCACTTCGATTGCAAGATCAATCAGGGGAAATTCTATCTGTCAAATATCCATTTAGAACCATACCCATGAAAAAATCAGATACAATATTATCAAGCTTGCGTGGTGCAACCTTCGCATTGCTGCTTATGTTCATCGCAGCACCGGCTTTTGCCCAGCAAACGGCCAATGTTCAGATTATCCACAATTCCCCCTATGCAGCGGCGGCAGTTGTTGATATTTATGTAAATGATGCCCTGGCCCTCGATGATGTTGCATTTCAGGCTGCCACCGGATTTTTAGAGCTGCCAGCTGGAGACACGCCCGAGATGGCGCCCGACGTCAAAATTGATATCACAGGATCTACAGCTGCTGATAATAGCGCACCGGTGTTTACCGCTACGGTAAAACTAATCACAGATAACAATTACATCGTAGTCGCAGCTGGCGATCCTACTGGCGGCGATCCTGCTTTTGGATTGTTCATCAATGATATGGGCCAGCAGGCTGCCGGCGAAATGGGCAATACAGACGTGCTCGTTTTTCATGGCTCACCTGATGCACCGACAGTCGACGTTACTGCGCTTGGCTCACCTCGGCCACTGGTTGACGACGCTTCATTTGGTGATTTTGCGGGCTATCTCGCGTTGCCAACAGCAGACTACCAGCTCAACGTGACGCCAGCAGACGACAATGACACGGCTGTTGCCTCGTTCGCGGCTTCCCTCGAAA contains the following coding sequences:
- a CDS encoding M14 metallopeptidase family protein → MRILVAVLLLGFGLLPAGQVSAQVQSPEAFLGYELGARFTLHHRVIDYFEHVAANSDRVVIEQYGETYEGRPLITAYVASPKNMAQLDEIRLNNLRRAGIASGASTDANAALVWLSYNVHGNESVGMEASMQTLYALVGPANERITTWLDQTVVVIDPCLNPDGRDRYASWYNRTVGRYPDVQAVAREHSEPWPYGRTNHYLFDLNRDWAWMTQQELQARVPHYNKWMPHVHVDFHEQGVNSPYYFAPAAEPYHEAITPWQREFQEIIGKNHARYFDANGWLYFTAQIFDLLYPGYGDTWPMFNGAIGMTYEQAGSGRAGLGIVTAESDTLTLADRILHHHTTGLSTIEAVAENKDRVLEEFERFFDNKAVGPYGAYILKGLGMSDLGAVVASYLDNQGIQYAFASGAASGRGYNYQTGNDGPVAVEAGDMVLFADQPKSTLLRVLFDPAPVLSDSVTYDVTSWALPYVFGVDGYALLEGERALGRLATQPGPPKAKDPRHSTGLPPYAYIVEWENFEDARFLAALLHKDIKLRYAEKPFTLDGRSFDAGTLIITRTGNQHMGAAFDAHVRSVAAQHNQPLVEALTGYVDAGADFGSGDVPFLDKPAVAMLIGESIGTYSAGEMWHYFDQQLAYPVTLLDSERFSTSALDAFDVLLIPSGRLGSVLSANSLRDLRAWVRAGGRLVVFESAARFFVGKEGFRLSEKPGGASRDSVDHAARRYEDRERDSMGEEVPGAIYQVKLDNSHPLAFGYPDTYHLLKRNDDVYAYFTDTDDWNVGVLPEDGYRSGFVGVQAKAHLRAGTVIGIQEMGRGDVVYFADNPFFRGFWYSGRLFVANAIFLR